The following coding sequences lie in one Streptomyces venezuelae genomic window:
- a CDS encoding bifunctional serine/threonine-protein kinase/ABC transporter substrate-binding protein, producing the protein MRGRLLNGRYELLAPIGAGGMGEVWRARDTRLGREAAVKLLVPGPTTSEDERRELLARFRQEARAAASLDSPYIVAVHDHGEDDGTPYLVMALVRGRSLDEVLRESVRVPVADALRWAADICRALDVAHAAGIVHRDIKPGNVMVAPDGTAKVVDFGIATFVERAAGDARLTRSGQLPFGSVPYLAPERFRQEPGDGRTDLYALGCVLYELLVGRPPFTGSAAGIMHHHINDAPLRPSAARPEVPRPLERLILDLLAKDPADRPPDAATTLARLATATSPLPARPHIQKDDTPPPIQDEITKHCSTTTTSMATATTAVSVSPAPAHRTRRARRRLLLPAALVLALGIPAGLGIRALAAPDPGPGKATFKIGVAHSYRHVGEPSADGGAPDTYAKSEYKQFTTQQLRTVESAFAEVLGDEHGGSRFRFVPVAADPDVSSRKLLAQHPDMLAVIGDTVDFSWVHDTDEAFLPEISTCHEYAHAGGAFAIPADDARQGEAIARYLRSETEARRVLVAEDKLWVNREDGIGTALRRNGVTVEALDVTPDKVKTSQIPSLITEARADAVVVPTGTPVDVWAKELRAGGFKGPVLGQGDQEGTCADSEERSAEEKRDRTLPDGVIRVRNYSAEPDDNLPARGNEELYDGALALAKALSTLPADDTSPASLRHTLDRELQQVTVNGVQAEVGFEKRRSARGRPVWFDRRDGNRWTEIGKVTKKYAKTPQQPPA; encoded by the coding sequence GTGCGGGGGCGGTTGCTCAACGGCCGTTACGAGCTGCTCGCGCCGATCGGCGCGGGCGGCATGGGAGAGGTCTGGCGCGCACGCGACACGCGCCTCGGCCGCGAGGCAGCGGTCAAACTCCTGGTGCCGGGGCCGACGACGTCCGAGGACGAGCGCCGGGAACTCCTGGCCCGCTTCCGCCAGGAGGCCCGCGCGGCCGCCTCCCTGGACAGCCCGTACATCGTCGCCGTCCACGACCACGGCGAGGACGACGGCACCCCGTACCTGGTGATGGCTCTCGTGCGGGGCCGCTCGCTGGACGAGGTGCTGCGCGAGAGCGTACGGGTGCCCGTGGCGGACGCGCTGCGCTGGGCGGCGGACATCTGCCGCGCCCTGGACGTGGCGCACGCGGCGGGCATCGTGCACCGCGACATCAAGCCCGGCAACGTGATGGTCGCGCCGGACGGCACGGCGAAGGTCGTCGACTTCGGCATCGCGACGTTCGTGGAGCGCGCGGCCGGGGACGCGCGCCTCACGCGGAGCGGGCAGCTGCCGTTCGGGAGCGTGCCGTATCTGGCACCGGAACGGTTCCGCCAGGAGCCGGGCGACGGCCGCACGGACCTGTACGCGCTGGGCTGCGTCCTGTACGAACTCCTCGTCGGCAGGCCCCCGTTCACGGGCTCCGCGGCGGGCATCATGCACCACCACATCAACGACGCGCCGCTGCGCCCGAGCGCGGCGCGCCCCGAGGTGCCGCGGCCGCTGGAACGCCTGATCCTGGACCTCCTGGCCAAGGACCCGGCGGACCGCCCGCCGGACGCGGCGACGACACTCGCCCGCCTGGCGACGGCAACGAGCCCGCTCCCCGCGCGTCCGCACATCCAGAAGGACGACACCCCGCCGCCCATCCAGGACGAGATCACAAAGCACTGCTCGACCACGACCACGAGCATGGCCACGGCCACGACCGCCGTGTCCGTCAGCCCGGCCCCCGCCCACCGCACCCGCCGCGCCCGCCGCCGCCTGCTCCTCCCCGCCGCGCTGGTCCTCGCCCTCGGCATCCCGGCGGGCCTCGGCATACGCGCCCTCGCGGCGCCCGACCCGGGCCCTGGGAAGGCCACCTTCAAGATCGGCGTGGCCCACAGCTACCGGCACGTGGGCGAACCGTCGGCGGACGGCGGCGCCCCGGACACGTACGCGAAGTCGGAGTACAAGCAGTTCACGACGCAGCAGCTGCGCACGGTCGAGTCGGCTTTCGCGGAGGTGCTCGGCGACGAACACGGCGGAAGCCGCTTCCGCTTCGTCCCCGTGGCCGCGGACCCGGACGTGAGCAGCCGCAAGCTGCTGGCTCAGCACCCGGACATGCTGGCCGTCATCGGCGACACCGTCGACTTCTCCTGGGTGCACGACACGGACGAGGCGTTTCTGCCGGAGATCAGCACCTGCCACGAGTACGCCCACGCCGGGGGCGCGTTCGCGATCCCCGCGGACGACGCCCGGCAGGGCGAGGCGATCGCCCGCTACCTCCGCTCCGAGACCGAGGCACGCCGCGTGCTCGTCGCCGAGGACAAGCTCTGGGTGAACCGCGAGGACGGCATAGGCACGGCACTCCGCAGGAACGGTGTCACCGTCGAGGCGCTGGACGTGACACCCGACAAGGTGAAGACATCCCAGATCCCTTCCCTGATCACCGAGGCACGGGCGGACGCGGTCGTAGTGCCGACCGGCACTCCGGTCGACGTATGGGCGAAGGAGCTCCGGGCCGGCGGCTTCAAGGGCCCGGTGCTCGGCCAGGGCGACCAGGAGGGCACCTGCGCGGACTCGGAGGAACGGTCGGCCGAGGAGAAGAGGGACAGAACACTCCCCGACGGTGTCATCCGCGTACGCAACTACTCGGCGGAACCCGACGACAACCTCCCCGCACGGGGCAACGAGGAGCTGTACGACGGCGCTTTGGCCCTGGCCAAGGCACTGTCCACCCTCCCCGCGGACGACACCTCCCCCGCATCCCTCCGCCACACCCTGGACCGCGAGCTCCAGCAAGTCACCGTCAACGGTGTCCAGGCCGAGGTCGGCTTCGAGAAGCGACGCTCGGCGAGGGGCCGCCCCGTATGGTTCGACCGCCGCGACGGAAACCGCTGGACGGAGATCGGCAAGGTGACCAAGAAGTACGCCAAGACCCCCCAACAGCCACCCGCATGA